A region of Saccharococcus thermophilus DNA encodes the following proteins:
- the citZ gene encoding citrate synthase produces the protein MTVTRGLEGVVATTSSISSIIDDTLTYVGYNIDDLAENASFEEVVYLLWHRELPTKEQLEELKQQLAENAAIPKEIIEHFKMYPIDKVHPMAALRTAVSMLGLYDEEADVMTKEANYRKAIRLQAKIPTIVTAFARVRKGLEPVEPRKDLGFAANFLYMLTGKEPNEIAVEAFNKALVLHADHELNASTFTARVCVATLSDIYSGITAAIGALKGPLHGGANEAVMKMLKEIGTVDNVELYIHKKLENKEKIMGFGHRVYRKGDPRAKHLKKMSEKLTKLVGEPHWYEMSAKIEDIVTSEKGLPPNVDFYSASVYHCLGIDHDLFTPIFAVSRMSGWLAHILEQYDNNRLIRPRAEYTGPARRAYVPIEQRG, from the coding sequence ATGACAGTTACACGCGGTCTAGAAGGGGTTGTCGCAACCACTTCAAGCATCAGCTCCATTATTGATGACACGCTAACATATGTAGGCTATAATATTGATGATTTGGCAGAAAACGCTTCCTTTGAAGAAGTAGTTTATTTGCTTTGGCATCGTGAGCTTCCGACAAAAGAACAGTTGGAAGAACTAAAACAACAGTTAGCCGAAAATGCGGCTATTCCAAAAGAGATTATTGAACATTTTAAAATGTATCCAATCGATAAAGTTCATCCGATGGCGGCATTGCGGACGGCAGTTTCCATGTTGGGGCTTTACGATGAAGAAGCGGATGTAATGACAAAAGAAGCAAACTATCGTAAAGCGATTCGTCTGCAAGCGAAAATCCCTACTATTGTGACAGCGTTTGCTCGCGTCCGAAAAGGATTGGAGCCTGTCGAACCAAGAAAAGATTTAGGATTTGCGGCCAACTTCCTTTATATGTTAACTGGGAAAGAGCCAAATGAAATTGCCGTGGAAGCGTTTAATAAAGCGCTTGTATTGCATGCCGACCATGAATTAAACGCATCCACCTTTACAGCGCGCGTTTGTGTGGCGACATTATCTGACATTTACTCCGGCATTACGGCAGCGATTGGCGCGCTCAAAGGTCCGCTTCATGGCGGCGCAAACGAAGCAGTGATGAAAATGTTGAAGGAAATCGGAACGGTGGATAATGTCGAGCTATACATTCACAAGAAACTAGAAAATAAGGAAAAAATTATGGGATTTGGCCATCGTGTTTACCGTAAAGGCGATCCGCGTGCGAAGCATTTGAAAAAAATGTCGGAAAAACTAACGAAACTAGTTGGTGAACCACATTGGTATGAAATGTCGGCAAAAATTGAAGACATTGTTACTTCGGAAAAGGGGCTGCCGCCAAATGTTGATTTTTATTCGGCGTCGGTTTATCATTGCTTAGGAATTGACCATGACTTATTCACGCCGATTTTTGCAGTAAGCCGTATGTCAGGATGGCTCGCACATATTTTGGAACAATACGATAATAACCGTCTCATTCGCCCACGGGCAGAATATACCGGTCCGGCAAGACGGGCATACGTGCCGATTGAACAGCGCGGCTAA
- a CDS encoding DUF441 domain-containing protein produces the protein MSEPVLFLLILLIIGFIAKNQSLIIAVAALLIIKMIGLEDKWLPAIHAKGINWGITIITIAVLAPIATGEIGFKQLTASLQSLSAWIALLSGIFVALIAKGGVTLLSTDPHMTAALVLGTVIAVSLFHGVAVGPLIGAGIAYMIMKMVKYF, from the coding sequence ATGAGCGAACCAGTATTGTTTTTGCTTATTTTATTGATCATCGGGTTTATTGCGAAAAACCAATCGCTAATAATTGCGGTGGCGGCATTGCTTATCATTAAAATGATCGGTCTGGAAGACAAATGGCTGCCTGCGATCCACGCAAAAGGGATTAATTGGGGAATTACGATCATTACGATTGCCGTGTTGGCACCGATTGCCACAGGGGAGATCGGCTTTAAGCAACTCACTGCTTCTTTGCAGTCGTTGTCGGCTTGGATTGCGCTTTTATCTGGAATTTTTGTCGCCTTAATCGCGAAGGGTGGAGTTACATTATTGTCGACAGATCCGCATATGACCGCCGCGCTTGTACTAGGAACGGTTATAGCTGTATCGCTCTTTCACGGTGTTGCCGTCGGTCCTCTTATCGGCGCGGGAATTGCTTACATGATTATGAAAATGGTAAAATATTTTTAA